The segment AGGAAGATCTGGCCGACGCCTTGCGCCGTGAAGGCATTGATGTGACTCAGGCCACGGTCTCACGAGATATTAAAGAACTGATGCTCATTAAAGTTCCCATTGGCGATGGTCGGTATCGTTACGCCTTTCCGCAGGAACCTAATATTTTGATATCACCGTCCCGCATGGAAAAAGTATTTCAGGACTCAGTGGTTACCATTAATTTCAGCGAAAACATTATCGTTTTGAAAACTTTACCGGGGTTGGCCCAGGCAGTAGCTTATACCATTGATAATGTAAAGTGGCCGGAAGTTATCGGGACGGTGGCAGGCGACGATGCCATTATGGTGGTGGTGAAACCGGCGGCGGCAGTGCCGGCGGTACTGGATAAATTCAACAATTTATTATAGCGGTTCGGGGGATGATTTGTATGCTGAAATCGCTGTCAGTAAGCAATT is part of the Acetonema longum DSM 6540 genome and harbors:
- the argR gene encoding arginine repressor, with amino-acid sequence MKALRHARIKDIIENAVIETQEDLADALRREGIDVTQATVSRDIKELMLIKVPIGDGRYRYAFPQEPNILISPSRMEKVFQDSVVTINFSENIIVLKTLPGLAQAVAYTIDNVKWPEVIGTVAGDDAIMVVVKPAAAVPAVLDKFNNLL